CATATGATACATTTTTAGGCATTCCATGGGTTGGTGCTGGTTATACAAGTAGTGTTGTGCCAATCATATTTATTGTGGCTTTTGCAGCACAGGTTCAAAAGTTTTCTAAAAGAATTATTCCTGAAGTTGTTCAAACGTTCTTAGTACCATTTTTTGTATTATTGATTTCATTACCAATCGGTTTTCTAGTAATTGGTCCAATCATTAGCATGTTAACAGATTTATTAAGTGCTGGATTCCAATCACTAATGGGCTTTTCACCAGCATTATATGGAGTTATCCTTGGTTTCTTCTGGCAAGTATTGGTTATTTTTGGCTTACATTGGAGTGTTGTACCACTTGCTATTATGCAAATTACTCAAGAAGGAGCGAGTCAGGTATTGGTAGGTTCATTTGCAGCTAGTTTTGCACAAACGGCTGTTGTTATGGCAATGTTCTTCAAATTAAAAGATAAAAAAGTCAAAGCGTTATGTCCACCAGCAATTATCTCAGGAATTTTTGGTGTAACAGAACCAGCGATTTACGGAATTACATTACCTAAAAAAACACCGTTTATCTTCTCAATGGTTGGAGGCGCAATCGGCGGATTGTATTTAATGTTTAATGGTGTAACTTCTTATACAATGGGTGGCTTAGGTATTTTCGGTGTTTTAAACTTTATCAATGGTGATGATGCAAGCGGAATGATGCACTCATTTGTAGCAATTCTAATTGCAGTTGTAGTAGGCTTCGGATTAACTTTCTTCTTCTGGAAAGATAATGAAGTTGTTGAAGAAGACACCAAAAAAGATAAAGCACAAAAAGCGATAAAAGAAGCGGTTCTAAGTCCTGTTAAAGGGAATGTTTTACCACTAAGTAAAGCGAGTGATCAAGCGTTTGCTCAAGGTGCATTAGGTAAAGGTGTTTTAATTGAGCCAACTGAAGGTGTAGTTAGAGCGCCCTTTGATGGTACGGTAATGACACTGTTTCCAACGTTACATGCTATTGGATTGATTTCAGATCAAGGAATGGAGTTATTGATTCATATTGGTATGGACACCGTTCAGCTGGAAGGACAAGGATTTGAAGGCAAAGTTGCTCAAGGAGACAAAGTAAAAAAAGGACAAGTTTTAGTGACATTTGATATTGATGCAATTAAAGCAGCAGGTTATAGCGTGGAAACACCTATTATTGTAACAAATACTGCCGATTATTTAGACATTGTGGAAACACAAGATCGCGAAGTAACGTCAAATGATACATTAATTACAGGTTTAGCATAAAGTAAAAAATGAAGTGGAGTAAAACAGCAAATGTTTTGTTCCACTTTCAAAATTTAGAATAAAGGGTGGAATTTGACTATGGCATTTAGAAAAGACTTTTTATGGGGCGGCGCAACAGCGGCCAATCAATGTGAAGGTGGATATAACGAAGGAGGACGTGGGTTAGCAAACGTCGATTTAGCTCCTGTTGGACCAGATCGTTTTCCAGTAATCACAGGGGAGATGAAAATGTTTGATTTTGATGACGAACATTTTTACCCAGCTCAAAACGCAATCGACATGTATCATCGTTATAAAGAAGACATCACTTTATTTGGCGAAATGGGCTTTAAAACCTACCGTCTATCTATCGCTTGGAGTCGTATTTTCCCTCTAGGAGACGAAACAGAGCCGAATGAAGAAGGCTTGAAGTTCTATGAAGATTTGTTCAAAGAATGTCGTAAATACAATATAGAGCCTCTTGTAACGATCACTCACTTTGATTGTCCGATGCACCTGGTGGAAAAATATGGGGCATGGCGCAGTCGTGAATTAGTCGGATTCTATGAAAATCTATGTAACGTAATCTTCAATCGCTATAAAGGACTAGTAAAATATTGGTTGACCTTCAATGAAATCAATATGATTTTACACGCACCATTTATGGGTGCTGGACTTTATTTTGAAGAAGGCGAAAACAAAGAACAAGTCAAATACCAAGCGGCACACCACGAATTATTGGCCAGTGCCATCGCGACTAAAATCGCTCATGAAGTAGATCCAGAAAACCAAGTGGGCTGTATGTTAGCAGCAGGGACAAACTATGCGTATACGTGTAAGCCAGAAGACGTTTGGGCAGCACGGAAAGCTGATCGCGAGAACTTTTTCTTCATTGATGTTCAATCTCGCGGGGAATACCCAGCCTATGCGTTGAAAGAACTAGAACGCCAAGGAATTGACTTACCGATTGAAGACGGCGATTTAGAGTTACTAAAAGAGCATACTGTTGATTTTATCTCGTTCTCTTATTACTCTTCACGTGTGCAATCAACGGACCCAGCCATCAATGAACAAACCGCAGGGAATATCTTTGCTTCAGTGAAAAACCCCTATTTAGAAGCAAGCGAATGGGGCTGGCAAATCGATCCATTAGGTTTGCGTACAACAATGAACGACTTATATGACCGTTACCAAAAACCATTATTCATCGTGGAAAACGGCTTAGGAGCAGTGGATACACCAGATGAACACGGCAATGTAATCGATGATTATCGTATTGAGTATTTAGCGGCTCATATCCAAGCGATGAAAGATGCCGTAGAACTGGATGGTGTAGATTTACTAGGCTATACAACATGGGGCTGTATCGATTTAGTGTCAGCTGGAACAGGTGAAATGAAAAAACGCTACGGCTTTATCTACGTGGATCGTGACAATGAAGGGAACGGTACATTGAAACGTTCGAAGAAAAAATCATTTGACTGGTATAAAAAAGTCATTGCCACAAATGGGGAAGATTTGACGAACAATTAATTTTTAGGAGGAAAAATTAATGAAGAAGTTAGTTAAGTTTCTTGGGGTACTAAGCTTAAGTTTGTTTGTTGCGACAGGGTGTGGTGATAGTAATAAAAATAAATCAGAATCTGATTCGTCAAAAGAAGCATCTAAAGAATTAACCTTATATATTGTTAGACATGGGAAAACAATGTTGAATACAACTGATCGTGTACAGGGATGGTCTGATGCAGTTTTAACAAAAGCTGGAGAAGAAGTTGTAACAGCTGCTGGAGTCGGCTTGAAAGATATTGATTTTCAAAATGCGTATAGTAGTGACAGCGGACGAGCGATTCAAACCGCCAATTTAATTATCAAAGAAAATAAAAAATCTTCTGATTTAAAAGTGATTACGGATGAACGTTTAAGGGAATTCAATTTTGGCACATATGAAGGCGATTTGAATCATACAATGTGGCAAGATATTGCAGATGATCAAGGGATAACATTGGAAGAATTTTTAAAAAATATGACGCCAGAATCATTTGCTAATAGTGTGGCGAAATTAGATGCAAAAAATGTTGAAGAAGCAAAAATCAATTGGCCAGCTGAAGATTATAAAACGATAACAACGCGTCTTAAAGCTGGTATAGAAGATATCATTGAAAAAGAAATAAACAATGAAGGTAGTGGAAATATACTGATCGCCTCACATGGATTGAGTATTTCAGCTTTGTTAGCGACACTGTTTGAAGAGTATAAAATCCCAGAAGGCGGATTGAAAAATGCTAGTGTTTGTACAGTGAAGTACAAAGATGGCAAGTACACATTAGATAAAGTTAATGACTTAAGCTATGTTGAAGCTGGACAAAAGTAAGTAAACAGACCAGCAGAGCCCAAAACAAAACTGGTTTTTAGTTTTGTTTTGGGTTTTACATTTTTTCATCAGCTTTTGAAACAATTCTACTCATTTTTTGTGTATAATAAGAACAAAAAGAAGGAAAAGGGATAAATTATGCTAACTATTACAAATTTCCGTGACATTGGCGGCATCAAAAATCAAGAAGGAAAAGAAATCAAGAAGAACGTTTTCTTACGATCGGGAGAACTATCTAATTTAACCAAAGAAGATGAACAACGTTTAGCAACAAATTATCGTTTAGGCAAAATCATTGATTTGAGAAGTGAAGCTGAAGTAGAAGAAAGACCAGATAAACCTGTACCTGAAGCTGAATACATTCATATTGATATATTAGAAGATATTCAAGATGAAGGAGCTTCAATTGGGGATTTTGTTAAAATCGGCTCACCTGAAAAATCAGCCTCTTATATGGAAAAGCTTTATTCAGATATCGCATTAAACAGTGTAGCTCAAAAAGGATATACACAGTTTTTCGAGCATGTTTTAAATTTAGAAAACCAAGAGAGCTTGCTATTCCACTGTTTTGCTGGAAAAGATCGAACAGGAATTGCAGCACTTTTATTATTGGAGACGTTAAATACACCCAGAGAAGCTATTTACACAGACTATTTACTAACCAACAAACTAAGACAAAAAGAAAATGCATGGATTTTAGAACAAGCGAAAAATGCGCAACAGTTAGAAGCTTCTAATTTAGAAGCGCTACAGGTTGCTCTAAATGTAGATAAAAGTTATTTAGACAATTTTTATCAAACAGTTGAAAAACAATATGGCGACATCAGTGCATATTTAAAACAAGCAATTGGTATTGATAAAGGAACCAAAGAAATCATCAATCAACGCTTTTTAGTAGATTAGATAGCAGGGGTAAGAAAGGATTCATATGAATAGAAACCAACATATTGATTTATTAAATCGCTGCGTTGAACTCTCTCAACAGGCTCGTGAACATGGAAATACTCCTTTTGGCGCTCTATTAGTAGGCAAAGAAGGAACTGTTCTTTTAGAGCAGGAAAATATTGAAATCACTGAACATATTTGTACAGGACATGCGGAAACGACTTTAGCAGCGAAAGCGTCAGAAAAATACAGCAAAGAATTTTTATGGGAATGTACCCTCTATACTACCGCTGAACCATGTGCAATGTGTACAGGAGCGATTTATTGGGCAAATATAGGAACAATTGTGTATGCCATGACTGAAAAACGTCTACTGGAACTAACAGGTGATAATAAACAGAATCCAACATTTAATTTACCTTCAAAGGAAATATTAAAACATGGGCAAAAAGAGATTCAAGTTTTAGGACCGTTTCCAGAAGTTGAACAAGCCGCGGCCACTGTTCATCAAGGATACTGGAATAACTAAAAAGGATAAGGCAAGACAGCTTTATTAAGCTTTGAAATGATTGGGATGTGGCTCGCTGAGTTATGTTCCAATCTTCTTTTTTTAAAAATTCAGAATTTTCCGATAAAATATTGACATTTTAATGAGATAAGTGAATAATAGAAAAAATAACCATAAAAATACAAAAGGAGTTGGGAACGAATAATGATCATTAAACCATCACTACCTCAAGAAATGACTGTGTTTTTTGATGCTGAAAACCAGCCAAATGAAAATGTTCAGATGGGTGTAGTTATTTTACAACCAGGTGAAAAAAGACCGCTCGAAGGATTTGCCAGACATGAGCAAGATGAGTATTCGTATGTGGTTTCGGGAAAAGCACATACGATTTTAGAAGACGGACAAGATCTTGTGGGAATGCCGGGTGATGCACAACTGATCGAAGCTGGCGAAGGTCATATCAACTATAATGATGGAGATGAACCAGCAGTGGTTGTTTGGGTATTGGTTGAGCGCATTAAAAAATGAATATAGAGGAGAAATGTATGAAAAAAACAATTACATCAATCATTGGATTAACGTTAATTCTGATGATTGTTTCGGGATGCTCTAGTGAAAAAAAAGAGAGAACAGTTAAAGAATCACAACCATTAAATCTAATGTCTCCATCGGAATTAACGACATTGGATACATCGGTTATGTTAGATTTTCCAGATGCTATCGTTCAAACTGCAGCATTTGAAGGATTGTATGCACTAGATGACAAAGATCAATTAATTCCAGCCGTAGCCAAGGAAATGCCTTCTATCTCTGAGGACGGTAAAACGTACACAATTACATTACGAAAAGAGGCTATTTGGAGTAACGATGATCCAGTTACCGCTAAAGATTTTGAATATGCATGGAAAAAAATGATTGATCCTAAAAATGGTTTTGTCTATAGCTTTTTAGTGGTAGATACTATTTTAAATGCAGAAGAAATTTCGGCTGGACAAAAAACAGTGGATGAATTAGGAGTAAAAGCGATCGATGATCATACATTAGAAGTAAAACTAAAAGAAGCAAAACCATATTTTCCCTCTGTTTTAGCGTTTCCAACATTTTTCCCGCAAAATCAAAAAGCTGTAGAGAAATTTGGTAAAGATTATGGCACAACAGGTGAAAAAACCGTTTATAATGGCCCGTTTATCGTGGAAAATTGGAAACAAACAGACTTAAGATGGGACTTAAAGAAAAATGAAAAGTATTGGGATCGCCAAAATGTAAAATCAGAAAACATTCATTATGAAGTTGTCAAAGAAGCATCTACAGCGCTAAACCTTTTTGAAGATGGACAGTTGGATATTGCGACAATCACAGGAGAATTAGCCAAACAAAATCAAAGTAACCCAGACTATCATTCCTATCCGAGTGCAACGATGAACTACATTCGTTTAAATCAAAAACGCAAAGGCAAGGATACACCGCTAAAAAATGAGCATTTAAGAAAAGCCTTAGCACTAGGGATCGATAAAGAAAATTTAGTAAACAATGTGATTGCTGATGGTTCAAAACCATTATACGGTGCTATTACAGAAGGATTTGTAAGTAATCCAAAAACAGGTATAGACTTTCGTGAAGAAGCAGGCAATCTGATGAGCTATAATAAAGAAGAAGCCTTAAAGTATTGGGAACTAGCTAAAAAAGAGTTGGGAGAAAAAATTACCCTGGATTTAATGGTTACAGACGACGGTTCCTATAGAAAAATGGGTGAAAGTCTACAAGGAAGTTTAGAAAAACTATTTTCTGGCTTAAAAATCAATCTGTCCGCATTGCCAACGGAAACGGCACTAAATTTAAGTCGTGAAAGTGATTATGATATGTTCTTGATTTATTGGACGCCTGATTATCAAGATCCAATATCGACTCTAGGGATGCTTCGTTCAGGAAATGATCGAAATTATGCTAATCCTACGTATGATTTGTTATTAGATGAAGCGTCTAAAAAATATGCTACAGATTTACAAAGACGTTGGGACGCCTTGATTGCTGCTGAAAAAGAAGGAATTGAAAACACTGCTGGAATGATTATCATTAGTCAAAACCAACAATCTGTTTTACAAAATCCTCAAGTCAAAGGTGTGAGTTACCATACTTTTGCGGCACCATTAACACTGAAAAATATGTATAAAGAAACTGAATAATCTTATTTTTAGAAAGTCTTTCAAAAAGAAAGGCTTTTTTAATCAAATCAATATCCCGAAGAGCTAGAACATTGTATCATATAGATATATAGAAAAAAGGAGTAGAAGACAATGACAAATAAACATCAAAAACAAGCAAGTGGAGTTATTTTGAAGAATGTTGAAGAAGAAATTCGTTTGTATATTCTTAAACTACGCCCAGACCTTACTGAAGATTCGAAGGTGGCGTTTCCTGACTTACTGAATTATCGTTTAGAGTATATCAAAGAACTGATTTCAAGCGATTCCGGAAAAATGGAACAATTAAATGAAACGATTATGCAGAGTATTAAAAAGAACACCACGATTACCGATAAGCTAGATTCTTCTGCAGAGCAAAACTTGACAACAGGACAAAAAACAGCGGATGGGATTGCTAAATTCGGTGGAAGCTGGCCATTTATTTTCATTTTTATTGCTATTTTAGTTACATGGATTGCGGTCAATTCCACAATGATTTTTTTCAAACCATTTGATCCATATCCGTATATTTTACTTAATTTAGCTTTATCCTGCTTGGCGGCTATTCAAGCACCGGTTATTATGATGAGTCAGAATAGACAAGAAGAGAGAGACCGAAAACAAGCTGCAAATGACTATCAAGTCAATCTAAAAGCTGAAATAGAAGTTAATTTACTTCATGAAAAAATGGATTATTTGATTAACAGCCAATGGCAACATTTAGTTCAAATGCAAAATATGCAGATTGAATTATTAGGGGAATTGCAAGAACAAATCAATGAACTAAGTAAAAAGGAATGAAACAAGAATGGAAAGAAAAGTTGAAGTGGTAGGTGCCAAAAAAGAGTGGAAAGATCAGTTTAAACAAATGAAAGAACAACTTGACGCAGTTTTCACAGACGAATTAATAGCTATTCATCATATTGGCAGTACCGCAATCGAAGGTATCTATGCAAAACCAATATTGGATATTTTAGTGGTGGTAAATGATATTGAAAAAGTGGCTCATTATCAACCTGCAATGCAACGATTAGGCTATGAATGTTTAGGTGAAAATGGGATTTCAAAACGCCGCTTTTTTATAAAAGGAGCAACGTACAGAAGTCACCATGTTCACGTTTTTCAAAAAGGAAATCCAGAAATTGAGCGTCACCTAAACTTTAGAGATTATTTGAACCACCATTCAAAAGAGGCACAAGAGTACAGCCAATTAAAAGTGAAACTAGCGAAAAAATTTCCCTATGATATTCAATCTTACATCGAGGGCAAAGATGCTTTTATCAAAGAAATTGATCGGAAATCTATCAGTTGGAAAAGAGAGGACTTATGAAGCATAGGAAAGCAACAAAAAAAGAATACAACTCTTTAGTAGAAATCTGGAGCAAATCAGTGAAACAAACACATGATTTTTTACGAATAGAAGATTTTGAAGCAATCAAACAAGAATTGCCTACGTATTTTCCAAACTTGGATGTTCAACTTTGGTTTGACCAAGAAAAAATGATTGGTTTTTCTGGAGTTGATGGGAATAAAATAGAAATGCTTTTTTTAGATCCTGCATTTATTGGACAAGGGTACGGTAGACAAATTCTTACTGATTTATTCAATGAACAGACTATTCAATTTGTTGATGTGAATGAACAAAATAAATCTGCAAAAGCATTTTATCAAGTAATGGGCTTTACCGTATACGATCGTAGTGAAGTGGATGAAGCTAGTAGAGCGTATCCAATTTTACACTTAAGAAAATGATCTAGGATGAGGTTGGGTTATGACTTGTGAAGTTATGCCCCAATCCCATCCTAAATTTGAATAAATAAAAACTTTTGTCTTTTCAATACAGCTAACTTAATTAGCTAAGCTAGTACTTCTTTCAAACATTTTTTGTAAAAAAGCTGCTCGCTGTTTGTCGCTTCGATTTTTCAATGAAGATAATGAATAATGTTTGACGTTCTTAATACCTGACATATGTAGAACTTGCTTTTTTAAAACAGTGCCGTAATCTTGCTGGAAAAAGGTTTTATACCATTTTGGCGCATCTTCAGTTGTAATAATCCAAGCAGATGTATTTTTTAAAAGACCAATCGGTAAATGCCCTTTATAATCGTAAGCAAAGCCTTTACTGAAAACTTTATCAATAAATCCTTTCAAAATTGCCGGCATTCCACCCCACCAAATAGGGAAAATAAAAATGATGTGATCCGCCCATAAAATCTTTTCACGGTAAATCGCCGTTTCTTCTTCAAATTTCATATTTCGTCTTTTTTTGGTCTCATTGAATACCAATACAGGATCGAAGTTTTCTTTATATAAATCAATAATATCCACGGTGTTCTTTTGTTTTGTACCTTCTTGAATACTTGTCAAAATAGCATGGGTATATCCTGTTACATTTGGGTATGCATAGATAATCAACACGTTCATTTATACTCACTCCTAAAATAAATTTAATGATGTAAATCTTTAAAGATTGTATCGGTAAACAACAATAATTCAGTTTTCATTTGTTCGAAGTTGCTCTCGCATTCTTCGTAAGTTTCAGGAATGGGCAAAGAGTTCATTGATTCAATAATCATTTGATAATGGCGGATAGCTGTTTCTAATGATAGGATTTTATCTGCCAACAATTTCCGACTACGTTGATCGCATTCTAAAGAAACAGGTTGATCAAATAACTTAAGTAGTTCTTTCATCTCTTTTAAAGAAAAATGTGCATATTTCATGACCGAAATATATTTTAAACGCGCAAATTCATTTTCACCGTATATACGATAATTATTGATATCTCGTTTTGGAAAAAGTAACTTCTCTTTTTCATAATATCTAATTGTGTCTTCACTCAAATGAACGCGTTGAGCAATCTCTTTGATTGTCCATGTAGATTCCATAAATATCACCTCAAAATCATCTTAACATTGGAGTATACTCCAATGTCAATCACAATTTATAGTTAAAATTAGGTGGTAATGATTTTAATCTTTTATGTAAAATAAAAAATAGTTCTTTTTTTTTATTAAAAAGCTCTGTTTTCCTTGCAAATACTAGGGATTGGCTTGTTTTTTTTGTTTTAAAGTTCAAAAAAAATAGAGATAGGAATGAAAAAAATGACAAAAAAACTTCAATTTAATAGCATATTACTTGATATAAGAGATTGAGAGATACTATAATGAACATAAGTCAGCGGTTTTAGCTGCTTAGTTATGGGAGGAGAGAGCATTATGTTTAGTTATACAGATATGATTTTGTCAGTAATGCAACGTGTTGAAGTCTACAATGAGATTTTTAATGCCATTTCTAAGGAAGTACAAGAGAACAGCTGTAGCCAAGCCATTAACAGAAGAGGTAAAGATACATATTTATTTTGCCGAAACAATGTTAATCGGTTCTTTGTAGAAGAAGCTAGTTTTAGAAAAAACTTAGTTCATTATGGCGAAAAAGAAGCAACAAGAATCCTGCTTGAAGGTTTGGATGCTTATAAAGAGGGGATCTATTTTTGGCTTGAAGCGTTAAACGATAAGTGTGAAGTGATTGATGAAATCAAATATAAACGTGGTTTGAATGGCACTGAAAGTTCATTTAGACTAATCAATCAAGCTTGTAAAGAGGCTTGTGGCGGCATTCAAAGCGCACATAGCGTGCATAAAATGTAAATAATTTAATAAGATAAATACATTGTTTTAACATCGACGTATTTGTTTGTTAAAGATGAAATTATTTTTTTATATAAAAAGATGACTACTATTCGCAGTTTGGGTATGAGGAAAAAAGTGATGTTTACTTTTTTCTCATACCCTTTTTGGCCTAATTTTGTTTTTTTATAATTATAGCTGCATGAGAGAATTTTTCAATTAAAGCATCTAGTTCTAAATCAATTTCTTGCTCATTTGTAAGATCTCGATGTAAAAATTTAGGTGGAGAAGCTAGCATATCAATCAACGTAATACCGATTGTTTTATGTTCATCAAATAAAATTGTAATTTGGGGATGAACAATTGTCTCACCGCACGATCCCGCAACTAAATAAGCCATTTCAATCGATTGTTCATCCAGCGTTCGAATTCGATAATACCCAGTGTCAACAAACTTTTTCTCATCGCTAAAGCTGTGCTTCAATTCTTCTATTTTTTTTCTTCTGTTCATCCCAAGCCTGCTCCTTTTTTTATTTATTATAACATAACTGTATGAATCCACTTATTTAATGATAAAGAGCCATTTCTCCTGAATGTATTCTATTTATAGAAAGTAAATAAAGAAAATAATATTTGAAAAAAGATATAAAATACACATAATTCTCAAAAATTTATATTTTTATTTAAAAATATGATAAATAAAAGACTGGGATTTGGTAGACTTAATAAAAAAAATAGATTAAAATTAATTTTATTCGAATAATATATGGTAAATATATCTAAAAAATATGTTTTTGGTGTAAAAGTGATGTAGATTAGTTTAGAATAATACTTGCAGCTGATAAGCTGATTACTTTATAAAGGGGAACGGCAGCATGTACAATGTAGGATTTGTTTTGCTTGATGGGGCGGATGAAAAAAAATATGCAGACCTATTAAAAAGTGAGCAACTAAGCATACATCTAAGTAGTAGATATGAAAGCGATGATAAAATAGAGAACTATCACGGTATTGTCATCTATGAACAGCATATACAAAATATTGGTGTTATTTGCGAAATGATTATTGATTTAAAGAAAAAACAGGATATGTTTATTTGGATAATTTCAGAAAGAGCAAACAAAATGAATCACATTGTTTATTTGCGGCTTGGTGCAGATGGTATATTCGACACGGAGACAGATCCAGAAGAATATAAACTTTTGATGACGAACGCATTTAACAGATATGATCGAACATATTCGGTCATGACAAATAACCTAAAGAAAACAAAAAAGCCAATGGATTCATCCGATTTGCAATTGCGAGCATGCAACTTTAGCGTTGTCTTAAATGGGAAAGAAATCAATTTGACGAAGTTAGAATTTAAAACGATGGAATTTTTACAAACGCAGCCAGGAGTTGCTGTTTCATACGAAGAAATTTATAAAAATGTTTGGAAAGATGAAAGTAAGAACAAACAATATCGGGTATCTAATTTGATTTTTCATTTAAGACAAAAAATTGAAGAAGATGCCGCACATCCTAGATATATTAGAACTGTTCGTTCAAAAGGATATCAATTGATGTTGTAAATGTAACTGTTTAATAAACTCTGTCATGGCGGTTGATCTGAACGAGAGTGAGGACGATGACGGTGACAACGAACGAGGAATGTATGTTTTCTCTTTTTCTAGCCAATTGTTGAACATAAACAAAAATAGAGAA
The DNA window shown above is from Enterococcus sp. 4G2_DIV0659 and carries:
- a CDS encoding winged helix-turn-helix domain-containing protein; protein product: MYNVGFVLLDGADEKKYADLLKSEQLSIHLSSRYESDDKIENYHGIVIYEQHIQNIGVICEMIIDLKKKQDMFIWIISERANKMNHIVYLRLGADGIFDTETDPEEYKLLMTNAFNRYDRTYSVMTNNLKKTKKPMDSSDLQLRACNFSVVLNGKEINLTKLEFKTMEFLQTQPGVAVSYEEIYKNVWKDESKNKQYRVSNLIFHLRQKIEEDAAHPRYIRTVRSKGYQLML
- a CDS encoding NAD(P)H-dependent oxidoreductase translates to MNVLIIYAYPNVTGYTHAILTSIQEGTKQKNTVDIIDLYKENFDPVLVFNETKKRRNMKFEEETAIYREKILWADHIIFIFPIWWGGMPAILKGFIDKVFSKGFAYDYKGHLPIGLLKNTSAWIITTEDAPKWYKTFFQQDYGTVLKKQVLHMSGIKNVKHYSLSSLKNRSDKQRAAFLQKMFERSTSLAN
- a CDS encoding GNAT family N-acetyltransferase: MKHRKATKKEYNSLVEIWSKSVKQTHDFLRIEDFEAIKQELPTYFPNLDVQLWFDQEKMIGFSGVDGNKIEMLFLDPAFIGQGYGRQILTDLFNEQTIQFVDVNEQNKSAKAFYQVMGFTVYDRSEVDEASRAYPILHLRK
- a CDS encoding MerR family transcriptional regulator, translating into MESTWTIKEIAQRVHLSEDTIRYYEKEKLLFPKRDINNYRIYGENEFARLKYISVMKYAHFSLKEMKELLKLFDQPVSLECDQRSRKLLADKILSLETAIRHYQMIIESMNSLPIPETYEECESNFEQMKTELLLFTDTIFKDLHH